One region of Zingiber officinale cultivar Zhangliang chromosome 7B, Zo_v1.1, whole genome shotgun sequence genomic DNA includes:
- the LOC122003620 gene encoding pleckstrin homology domain-containing protein 1-like — MAASLWRSVFGSTALAAAEEDGGVAFWSNPERAGWLTKQGEYIKTWRRRWFVLKQGKLFWFKDSQVTRASIPRGVIPVAACLTVKGAEDVINRAFAFELSTRSETMYFIADSEKEKEEWINSIGRSIVQHSRSLADAEVVDYDSVRRAAITSSSTDAKPSSTDQE; from the coding sequence ATGGCCGCGAGCCTGTGGCGATCGGTGTTCGGATCCACAGCGTTGGCCGCCGCGGAGGAGGACGGCGGCGTCGCGTTCTGGTCCAACCCTGAGCGCGCCGGGTGGCTGACCAAGCAGGGCGAGTACATCAAGACGTGGCGCCGCCGCTGGTTCGTTCTGAAGCAGGGGAAGCTCTTCTGGTTCAAGGATTCCCAGGTCACCCGCGCCTCAATCCCCCGCGGCGTCATCCCCGTCGCTGCCTGCCTCACCGTCAAAGGCGCCGAGGACGTCATCAATCGAGCCTTCGCCTTCGAGCTCTCCACACGATCCGAGACCATGTACTTCATCGCCGATTCCGAGAAGGAAAAGGAGGAGTGGATCAATTCCATTGGCCGATCCATTGTCCAGCACTCCCGGTCGTTGGCCGATGCCGAGGTCGTCGACTACGACAGCGTCAGGCGTGCTGCCATAACTTCGTCCTCCACTGATGCGAAACCCTCCAGCACCGATCAAGAATAG